A part of Larkinella insperata genomic DNA contains:
- a CDS encoding 16S rRNA (uracil(1498)-N(3))-methyltransferase: MHLFYQPDAGAFPFLSEEESRHCVKTLRLTKGDSIDVTDGRGSRYKSVIETADPRRCTFRIQETTTEIPRPYRIHLAVAPTKNSDRIEWLVEKTVELGIDHLSFFVSKHSERRLLKIDRLEKIAVAAMKQSLQLFLPVIDPLLDFASVLTQPADQRFIAHLPEDGSAAPLWKSARPGGTTLVLIGPEGDFAKPELDSALSSGFSMATLGATRLRTETAALAACHTLHLINTI, encoded by the coding sequence ATGCATTTGTTTTATCAGCCTGATGCAGGAGCATTTCCGTTTCTGAGTGAGGAGGAATCCCGGCATTGCGTCAAAACCCTGCGCTTAACGAAGGGTGACAGCATCGATGTTACCGATGGGCGGGGAAGCCGTTACAAAAGCGTCATCGAAACCGCCGATCCGCGCCGGTGTACTTTTCGCATTCAGGAAACGACAACCGAAATACCGCGGCCGTACCGCATCCACCTGGCCGTGGCACCGACCAAAAATAGCGACCGAATCGAATGGCTGGTTGAAAAAACGGTCGAACTGGGCATCGATCACCTGAGTTTTTTCGTTAGTAAACATTCGGAACGGCGTTTGCTTAAGATCGATCGACTGGAAAAAATTGCCGTGGCCGCCATGAAGCAGTCGTTGCAGTTGTTTCTGCCGGTGATCGATCCCCTGCTGGACTTTGCCAGCGTGCTTACTCAACCGGCCGATCAGCGGTTTATTGCGCATCTACCGGAGGACGGATCGGCCGCACCGTTGTGGAAGTCGGCCCGGCCGGGCGGGACCACGCTGGTCTTGATCGGGCCAGAGGGTGATTTCGCCAAACCGGAGCTCGACTCGGCCCTTTCCAGCGGATTCAGCATGGCGACGCTCGGAGCGACGCG
- a CDS encoding M20/M25/M40 family metallo-hydrolase encodes MPFTVATFMRDLCRLPHRGAATVNEASAIDLLTAALRELQATVLVEPFRTPPTYVPVIYWLIGSVVVGLFTLPWLGWVSVGWTWCWIVMNWLFFNWRYSPVTRLPPQVTSHNVIGHWREKEDGGRKERNAPIMKVILMAHYDTAPISLLYRNDRVGSFHLSIVMSLVLMLVAGLLMILEQAGLGTRWLVLFRNGLIAYFVLQALLGTLGYWLYGYSNGASDNATGVAAALATAERLQQVYLPGMDVEVVLTGAEEAGMMGSRAYLEKHIDSWPKGRTVVVNFDTLGNGTLRVIKHTGTIEVIEYTNELMNSAESLLEEKPFLGVVKPDRWHTADFDSVWFVRRNIPVMTLTAMDARGRMPNIHRMEDQLVLTDVSAIPVAVDFAIQTIVRSYQTYEVTAERF; translated from the coding sequence ATGCCCTTTACCGTAGCAACCTTTATGCGCGATTTGTGCCGCTTACCGCATCGGGGTGCGGCCACGGTCAACGAAGCTTCGGCCATCGATTTGCTGACGGCAGCCCTGCGCGAACTTCAGGCTACGGTGTTAGTCGAACCCTTTCGGACGCCCCCCACGTATGTTCCGGTTATTTACTGGCTGATTGGTAGCGTCGTTGTGGGGTTATTTACCTTGCCCTGGCTGGGTTGGGTATCCGTCGGCTGGACCTGGTGCTGGATCGTCATGAACTGGCTGTTTTTCAACTGGCGTTATTCACCCGTAACCCGGCTGCCACCGCAGGTGACCTCCCACAATGTGATCGGCCACTGGCGTGAGAAAGAAGACGGGGGGCGCAAAGAACGCAACGCCCCCATCATGAAAGTGATTTTAATGGCTCATTATGATACCGCGCCCATTTCACTGCTGTACCGCAACGACCGGGTTGGCAGTTTTCACCTGTCGATCGTTATGTCGCTGGTCTTGATGCTGGTGGCCGGATTATTGATGATCCTGGAACAGGCCGGGTTAGGAACGCGGTGGCTGGTCTTGTTTCGGAACGGTTTAATTGCCTATTTCGTTCTTCAGGCACTGCTGGGCACCTTGGGCTACTGGCTGTATGGATATTCCAACGGAGCCAGCGATAATGCGACTGGTGTGGCTGCGGCCCTGGCTACCGCCGAACGGTTGCAACAAGTATATTTGCCGGGTATGGACGTTGAGGTGGTTTTGACGGGGGCCGAAGAAGCGGGTATGATGGGTTCGCGGGCGTACCTGGAAAAACACATCGATAGCTGGCCCAAAGGGCGGACCGTTGTCGTCAATTTTGATACGTTGGGGAACGGAACCCTGCGGGTTATTAAACATACCGGCACAATTGAAGTTATTGAGTATACCAATGAACTCATGAATTCGGCCGAAAGCCTGCTGGAAGAAAAGCCGTTTCTGGGGGTTGTTAAACCCGATCGCTGGCATACGGCCGATTTCGACAGCGTATGGTTTGTTCGCCGGAACATACCGGTTATGACCTTGACCGCGATGGATGCGCGGGGCCGGATGCCAAACATCCACCGAATGGAGGACCAGCTGGTTCTGACGGATGTATCCGCCATTCCGGTCGCGGTTGATTTTGCCATTCAAACCATTGTTCGGAGTTACCAGACTTATGAAGTGACAGCCGAACGATTCTAA